The following proteins are co-located in the Flavobacterium sp. CECT 9288 genome:
- a CDS encoding type I restriction endonuclease subunit R has product MSQYKTIAESNNFIVLDKYTKYSEVNEPPTVYQTEAALEKEFIQDLINQGYENPNLNTIEAMMANVRVQLQALNNMEFLDSEWARFLEEYLDKPSDNLVEKTKKIHENYIYDFVFDDGHIQNIYLIDKNNIARNKVQVIKQFEQKGTHANRYDVTILVNGLPLVQIELKKRGVAIREAFNQVHRYTKESLNSTNSLFKYLQIFVISNGTDSRYFANTVERNKNSFDFTMNWAKADNTLIKDLKDFTTTFFEKRTLLNVLLTYSVFDTSDTLLIMRPYQIAATERMLWKISSSYQAKNWSKVESGGYIWHTTGSGKTLTSFKAARLATELEFIDKVFFVVDRKDLDFQTMKEYQRFSPDSVNGSDSTAGLKRNIEKEDNKIIVTTIQKLNNLMKTESDLAIYQKQVVFIFDEAHRSQFGEAQKNLNKKFKKFYQFGFTGTPIFPENALGAETTASVFGRELHSYVITDAIRDEKVLKFKVDYNNVRPQFKAMETEVDEKKLSAAENTKALLHPARIKEVSQYILNNYRIKTHRNQAGNSGFNAMFAVSSVIAAKCYYEELMKLQKDNEKPLKIATIFSFAANEEQSAIGEIPDENFEPSAMDSTAKEFLTKAINDYNALFKTSFGVESKEFQNYYRDLAKRVKSKEVDLIIVVGMFLTGFDAPTLNTLFVDKNLRYHGLMQAFSRTNRIYDATKTFGNIITFRDLEKATVDAITLFGDKNTKNVVLEKSYKEYLEGFTDIASGEARRGFIDVVKELNEKFPSPDEIETEKDKKDFSKLFGEYLRVENILQNYDEFNNLKALQTIDIKDVEALEAFKESNFVTDEELAIMQEISLLPERTIQDYRSTYNDIRDWLRREKNGKESEESTIDWDEVVFEIDLLKSQEINLDYILELIFEHKKKNKDKATLIEEIRRVIRASIGNRAKESLVVDFINETDLEVIQDKANVIDSFFKYAQEKQKKEVYELIVEENLNEAAAKRYITASLKREFANENGTELNTVLPKMSPLNPQYLTKKQSVFQKIATFVEKFKGVGGQL; this is encoded by the coding sequence ATGTCACAGTATAAAACCATAGCAGAATCAAACAATTTTATTGTTTTAGACAAATACACCAAGTATTCAGAGGTTAATGAGCCACCTACTGTTTATCAAACGGAAGCCGCTTTGGAGAAAGAATTTATCCAAGACTTAATCAATCAAGGGTATGAAAATCCCAACCTAAACACTATCGAGGCCATGATGGCTAATGTACGAGTACAATTGCAAGCGCTGAACAATATGGAATTTTTAGATAGCGAATGGGCTCGTTTTTTGGAAGAGTATTTAGATAAACCAAGTGATAATCTTGTTGAAAAAACAAAAAAAATTCATGAAAATTACATCTACGATTTTGTTTTTGATGATGGGCATATCCAAAACATTTACTTAATAGATAAAAATAACATTGCGCGTAATAAAGTTCAGGTAATTAAGCAATTTGAGCAAAAAGGTACACATGCTAATCGCTATGATGTTACCATTTTAGTCAACGGTTTACCATTGGTTCAAATAGAATTAAAAAAACGCGGTGTAGCTATTCGGGAGGCATTTAACCAAGTGCATCGTTATACTAAAGAGAGTCTTAACAGCACTAATTCTCTTTTTAAATACTTACAGATTTTTGTAATCTCAAACGGAACAGACAGTCGCTATTTTGCAAACACTGTAGAGCGTAATAAAAACAGCTTTGACTTTACCATGAACTGGGCAAAAGCCGATAATACATTGATTAAAGACCTTAAAGATTTTACGACAACCTTTTTTGAAAAACGCACCTTGTTAAATGTGTTGCTAACGTATTCAGTTTTTGACACAAGTGATACCTTGCTTATTATGCGACCGTATCAAATAGCAGCTACAGAAAGAATGTTATGGAAAATTTCAAGTTCGTATCAAGCTAAAAATTGGTCTAAAGTAGAAAGCGGTGGTTATATTTGGCATACTACAGGTTCAGGGAAAACATTGACCAGTTTTAAAGCAGCTCGTTTAGCTACTGAATTAGAATTCATTGATAAAGTGTTCTTTGTGGTTGATCGAAAAGATTTAGACTTTCAAACCATGAAAGAGTACCAACGATTTTCACCAGATAGTGTAAACGGTTCAGATAGTACAGCTGGTTTAAAAAGAAATATTGAAAAGGAGGACAATAAAATTATAGTCACAACTATTCAAAAGTTGAACAACTTAATGAAAACGGAAAGTGATTTAGCCATATACCAAAAACAAGTGGTATTCATCTTTGATGAAGCACATCGTTCTCAATTTGGTGAAGCGCAAAAGAACTTGAACAAAAAATTTAAAAAGTTTTATCAATTTGGTTTTACAGGAACTCCAATCTTTCCTGAAAATGCTTTGGGTGCAGAAACTACGGCATCTGTATTTGGTCGTGAATTGCATTCGTATGTTATTACAGATGCTATTAGAGACGAAAAAGTACTGAAATTCAAAGTAGATTACAACAACGTACGTCCGCAGTTTAAAGCGATGGAAACAGAAGTGGATGAGAAAAAATTATCTGCTGCGGAAAACACTAAGGCATTGCTTCATCCTGCTCGTATCAAAGAGGTTTCGCAATACATTCTAAATAATTACAGAATAAAAACACATAGAAATCAGGCAGGAAATAGTGGTTTTAATGCCATGTTTGCAGTCAGTAGCGTAATAGCAGCTAAGTGTTATTATGAAGAGTTAATGAAACTTCAAAAAGACAATGAAAAACCTTTAAAAATTGCAACAATATTTTCTTTTGCAGCCAATGAAGAGCAAAGTGCCATTGGTGAAATACCTGACGAAAACTTTGAGCCTTCTGCTATGGATAGCACCGCCAAAGAATTTTTGACCAAAGCGATTAACGACTATAATGCACTATTTAAAACAAGTTTTGGTGTAGAAAGCAAAGAATTTCAGAACTACTATCGTGACCTTGCCAAACGTGTAAAAAGTAAAGAAGTCGACTTAATTATAGTTGTCGGAATGTTTCTTACAGGGTTTGATGCGCCGACATTAAACACATTATTTGTTGATAAGAATTTACGTTATCACGGATTAATGCAAGCCTTTTCCCGTACCAACAGGATTTATGATGCCACAAAAACTTTCGGAAACATTATCACTTTCAGAGATTTAGAAAAGGCTACTGTGGATGCCATAACTTTATTTGGGGATAAAAACACTAAAAACGTAGTACTCGAAAAGAGCTACAAAGAATATTTAGAAGGTTTTACAGATATTGCTTCAGGAGAAGCGCGAAGAGGTTTTATCGATGTTGTAAAAGAGTTAAATGAAAAGTTCCCATCCCCTGATGAAATAGAAACAGAAAAAGACAAAAAAGATTTCTCAAAACTATTCGGAGAGTACTTGCGTGTAGAAAACATATTGCAAAATTACGATGAGTTCAACAATCTTAAAGCACTTCAAACAATAGATATTAAGGATGTTGAAGCTCTGGAAGCGTTCAAAGAATCTAATTTTGTAACAGACGAAGAATTAGCAATCATGCAAGAGATTAGCTTGCTTCCAGAAAGAACAATCCAAGATTACCGTTCTACGTATAATGACATACGTGATTGGTTAAGACGTGAAAAAAACGGCAAAGAATCAGAAGAATCAACTATCGATTGGGATGAAGTAGTTTTTGAAATAGACTTGCTTAAATCTCAAGAAATAAATTTGGATTATATCCTTGAATTGATTTTTGAGCATAAGAAAAAGAACAAAGACAAAGCCACTTTGATAGAAGAAATCCGAAGAGTAATTAGAGCAAGTATTGGAAACAGAGCAAAAGAAAGTTTAGTGGTAGATTTTATTAATGAAACAGACCTTGAGGTTATTCAAGATAAAGCCAATGTTATAGATTCTTTCTTCAAATATGCACAGGAAAAACAGAAAAAAGAGGTTTACGAATTAATTGTAGAGGAAAATTTAAATGAAGCAGCAGCAAAACGATACATTACAGCATCTTTAAAGCGAGAATTTGCCAATGAAAATGGAACAGAACTCAATACCGTATTACCTAAAATGAGTCCTTTAAATCCTCAATATTTGACTAAAAAGCAAAGTGTTTTTCAAAAAATAGCCACTTTCGTAGAAAAATTTAAAGGTGTTGGTGGTCAGTTATAA
- a CDS encoding AAA family ATPase, giving the protein MAQSLSEIAQTLKDANKKVQLIYAFNGSGKTRLSREFKELIAPKNQEAQEEDVEAKIKIMYYNAFTEDLFYWDNDLDNDSDRKLKIQPNSYTNWVLVEQGQEPNITTHFQRYTSDKLTPSFNEDFSEVRFSFERGNEEPSEFVKISKGEESCFIWSVFYSFLEQAITVLNVAEEADRETDRFNDLKYIFIDDPVSSLDDTHLIELAVNIAELIKSSQSDLEFIITTHNPLFYNVLFNEFSRVKKTKEWRLERLIDGTFNLEEQIKDSPFSYHLFLLSELEKALQSEDIQKYHFNFIRNIFEKTSTFLGFNNWEQLLPQDSREAYHKRIINLSSHSKHHGEEISILDDNDKRMLRFLVREIIIKIYNFKSNNNQLVTEEDVTV; this is encoded by the coding sequence ATGGCACAGTCATTATCTGAAATAGCACAAACTCTTAAAGATGCCAATAAAAAAGTGCAACTAATTTATGCTTTTAATGGCAGTGGAAAAACACGGTTGTCACGTGAATTTAAAGAATTGATAGCACCCAAAAATCAGGAAGCGCAAGAAGAAGATGTAGAAGCAAAAATCAAGATAATGTACTACAATGCATTTACCGAAGATTTATTTTATTGGGATAACGATTTGGATAACGATTCCGATAGGAAGTTGAAAATTCAACCCAATAGTTATACCAATTGGGTACTTGTAGAACAAGGACAAGAGCCTAATATAACAACTCATTTTCAACGGTACACCAGTGATAAATTAACACCTAGTTTTAATGAAGATTTTTCGGAAGTTCGTTTCTCATTTGAACGGGGAAATGAAGAACCCTCTGAGTTCGTTAAGATTTCTAAAGGAGAAGAAAGTTGTTTTATATGGAGTGTTTTTTACAGTTTTTTAGAACAGGCTATTACTGTTTTAAATGTAGCTGAAGAAGCTGACCGTGAAACCGATCGATTTAATGATTTAAAATATATATTTATTGATGACCCGGTAAGTTCGTTAGATGACACACATCTAATCGAATTGGCTGTTAATATTGCTGAATTAATAAAGTCAAGCCAATCAGACTTGGAGTTCATAATTACAACTCACAATCCTTTATTCTATAATGTCCTTTTTAATGAATTTAGTAGAGTAAAAAAAACTAAAGAATGGCGACTTGAAAGATTGATAGATGGTACATTTAACCTAGAAGAGCAAATAAAAGATTCTCCTTTTTCATATCATTTATTTCTTCTATCAGAACTGGAAAAAGCTTTGCAATCAGAAGATATTCAAAAATATCACTTTAATTTTATTCGTAATATATTTGAAAAGACTTCAACTTTTCTAGGATTTAATAATTGGGAGCAGCTACTACCTCAAGATTCTCGGGAAGCTTATCACAAGCGAATAATCAATTTGTCTAGTCACTCTAAACATCATGGTGAGGAAATATCCATTCTTGATGATAATGATAAGCGAATGTTGCGCTTCTTGGTTCGGGAAATAATAATAAAAATATACAATTTTAAATCAAACAATAACCAACTAGTTACTGAAGAAGATGTCACAGTATAA
- a CDS encoding restriction endonuclease subunit S: protein MSYLEKILDGEVVKWKTLGQVVEIIRGVRITKNDLLSDGQYPVVSGGVGYMGYTNSYNRESNTITIAQYGSAGYVKWQTKKFWANDVCFCVIPNTSIILNRYLYFYLINKQQHIYDISNRTATPYSIERDKILKLQIPIPCPSNPKKSLEIQQKIVGILDAFSVLTAELTAELTARKMQYSYYREKLYSLDKNKVQHLPLGDENIGKFIRGGGLQKKDFSETGVGCIHYGQIYTYYGTYTDKTKSFVSEEFAKKARMAKYGDLVIATTSETDEDVCKAVAWLGDEEIAISSDACFYSHNLNPKYVAYFFQTEQFQKQKRPLITGTKVRRVNADDLAKIKMPIPSKEEQERIATILDNFDILTNSLSEGLPKEIALRKKQYEYYRDLLLTFPQDNL from the coding sequence ATGAGTTATCTAGAAAAAATATTGGATGGTGAAGTCGTAAAATGGAAAACTCTAGGACAAGTTGTGGAAATAATTAGAGGTGTTAGAATAACAAAAAATGATTTACTTTCAGATGGACAATATCCAGTTGTTAGCGGTGGTGTAGGTTATATGGGTTACACTAACAGTTATAATAGGGAGTCAAATACAATTACAATTGCACAATATGGGTCTGCAGGTTATGTAAAATGGCAAACTAAAAAATTTTGGGCTAATGATGTGTGTTTTTGCGTAATACCAAATACATCAATTATTTTAAATCGATATTTATATTTTTATCTTATCAATAAACAACAACACATTTATGACATATCAAACCGTACTGCAACACCTTATAGTATTGAGAGAGATAAAATATTAAAACTACAAATTCCAATTCCATGCCCTAGCAATCCCAAAAAATCGCTTGAAATTCAACAAAAAATAGTTGGAATTCTCGATGCCTTTTCAGTGCTTACAGCGGAGCTTACAGCGGAGCTTACAGCACGAAAAATGCAATATAGTTATTATAGAGAGAAGTTGTATTCTTTAGATAAAAATAAAGTACAACATTTACCTTTGGGGGATGAAAATATAGGCAAATTTATTCGTGGAGGTGGTTTACAGAAAAAAGACTTTTCTGAAACAGGGGTTGGTTGTATTCACTACGGACAAATCTATACTTACTATGGAACATACACAGATAAAACCAAGTCTTTTGTTTCAGAAGAATTTGCGAAGAAAGCGAGAATGGCAAAATATGGAGATTTGGTAATAGCAACCACTAGTGAAACCGATGAAGATGTATGTAAAGCAGTTGCGTGGCTTGGAGATGAAGAAATAGCAATAAGCAGTGATGCTTGTTTTTATAGTCATAATTTGAATCCAAAATATGTGGCTTATTTTTTTCAAACAGAACAATTTCAAAAACAAAAAAGGCCTTTGATTACAGGAACAAAAGTCAGACGTGTAAACGCTGATGATTTGGCTAAAATTAAAATGCCTATTCCTTCCAAAGAAGAACAAGAACGCATAGCTACAATTTTAGATAATTTCGACATTCTTACCAACTCATTAAGCGAAGGTTTACCAAAAGAAATAGCGTTAAGAAAAAAACAATATGAGTATTACAGAGATTTGTTATTAACATTTCCTCAAGATAATTTATAA
- a CDS encoding type I restriction-modification system subunit M, whose translation MTSTAQRAELLAKIWKIANEVRGAVDGWDFKQFVLGTLFYRYISENFTNYIEAGDDSIDYASLSDDVITPEIKDDAIKTKGYFIYPSQLYVNIAKTANTNPNLNTDLKAIFTAIESSANGYPSEEDIKGLFADFDTTSSRLGNTVENKNSRLASVLKGVEELNFGKFEDNQIDLFGDAYEILIGNYAANAGKSGGEFFTPVHVSKLIAQLAMHKQEKVNKIYDPAAGSGSLLLQAKKHFDAHIIEEGFFGQEINHTTYNLARMNMFLHNVNYDKFNIALGDTLHNPHFIDDKPFDAIVSNPPYSVKWVGDDDPTLINDDRFAPAGVLAPKSKADFAFVLHALSYLSSKGRAALVCFPGIFYRGGAEQKIRKYLVDNNFVETIISVAPNLFYGTSIAVTILVLSKHKTDTTTQFIDASGEDFFKKVTNNNLMTDRHIEKIMELFDSKVDVEHVAKSIENTKIAENDYNLSVSSYVAPKDNREQINIEKLNNEVEQTVKKIDKLRTYINAIIKEIEA comes from the coding sequence ATGACAAGCACAGCACAAAGAGCAGAATTACTAGCCAAAATTTGGAAAATAGCCAACGAGGTTCGTGGGGCTGTAGATGGATGGGATTTCAAACAATTTGTATTGGGAACACTTTTCTATCGCTACATTAGTGAGAACTTTACGAATTATATAGAGGCTGGTGATGATAGCATTGATTACGCCAGCTTATCGGATGATGTAATTACACCAGAAATAAAAGATGATGCAATTAAAACAAAAGGATATTTTATCTATCCTAGTCAACTTTATGTAAATATTGCTAAAACGGCTAATACTAATCCAAACCTAAATACAGATTTAAAAGCCATTTTTACAGCAATTGAAAGTTCCGCAAATGGGTATCCGTCAGAAGAGGATATAAAAGGTTTATTTGCCGATTTTGATACTACAAGTTCACGACTAGGGAATACAGTTGAAAATAAAAATAGCCGTTTAGCATCGGTTTTAAAAGGAGTTGAAGAACTAAATTTCGGTAAGTTTGAAGACAATCAAATTGATCTTTTTGGAGATGCTTACGAAATTCTTATTGGTAATTATGCTGCCAATGCGGGTAAATCAGGTGGTGAGTTTTTTACACCAGTGCACGTGTCTAAGCTTATTGCGCAATTGGCAATGCACAAACAAGAAAAAGTAAACAAAATTTATGATCCTGCGGCTGGTTCCGGCTCTTTACTGCTGCAAGCAAAAAAGCACTTTGATGCTCATATCATTGAAGAAGGATTTTTTGGACAAGAAATAAATCATACAACGTATAATTTGGCTCGTATGAACATGTTTTTACACAATGTCAACTACGACAAATTTAATATAGCCTTAGGCGATACACTTCACAACCCTCACTTTATTGACGACAAACCTTTTGATGCCATTGTATCAAACCCTCCTTATTCGGTAAAATGGGTTGGAGATGATGACCCAACACTTATAAATGATGACCGCTTTGCTCCAGCTGGAGTGCTGGCTCCTAAATCAAAAGCAGATTTTGCATTTGTACTGCATGCACTGAGTTATCTTTCCAGTAAAGGACGAGCAGCGTTAGTTTGTTTTCCAGGTATTTTTTACCGTGGTGGTGCCGAACAAAAAATTAGAAAGTATTTAGTGGATAATAACTTTGTAGAAACCATCATCTCTGTAGCTCCTAATTTGTTTTATGGAACATCTATAGCGGTAACCATTTTGGTACTTTCAAAACATAAGACCGATACTACAACGCAGTTTATTGATGCCAGTGGTGAAGATTTCTTCAAGAAGGTGACCAATAACAATCTGATGACTGATAGGCATATTGAAAAAATAATGGAGTTATTTGATAGTAAAGTTGATGTAGAACATGTTGCAAAATCTATCGAAAACACTAAAATTGCTGAAAATGATTATAATTTATCGGTAAGTTCCTATGTAGCTCCCAAAGACAATCGAGAGCAAATTAACATTGAGAAATTAAACAACGAAGTTGAACAAACAGTAAAAAAAATTGACAAACTTCGTACATATATTAATGCCATTATAAAAGAAATTGAAGCATGA
- a CDS encoding DUF4134 domain-containing protein, which translates to MKKQSKKVLVAVIALLSGMGVFAQGNGTAGITEATQMVTSYFDPATQLIYAIGAVVGLIGGVKVYNKFSSGDPDTSKTAASWFGACIFLIVAATVLRSFFL; encoded by the coding sequence ATGAAAAAACAAAGTAAAAAAGTATTGGTGGCAGTCATTGCATTGCTATCAGGAATGGGTGTTTTCGCACAGGGAAATGGTACTGCTGGAATTACCGAAGCAACCCAAATGGTAACCTCTTATTTCGACCCAGCAACCCAACTCATTTACGCCATTGGCGCTGTAGTAGGTCTTATTGGAGGTGTTAAAGTGTACAACAAATTTAGTTCAGGTGATCCTGATACAAGCAAAACGGCGGCTTCGTGGTTCGGTGCGTGTATCTTCTTGATCGTTGCGGCCACTGTTCTACGTTCATTCTTCCTTTAA